The Nakaseomyces glabratus chromosome H, complete sequence genome segment TGATTtagcaaaaaataaaagttgcgatgagctagaGAATGCCAGATGCATATGCTCGTAATTACTTCAGGTTAATCAAGCGAAGATTTATTCCCATACCATTACAGAATAAAAATGGATGAGCCTGTGTTAAAAAGACCTAAAGTTGAGGAACAGAGAGAAGAATCAGCTGGGCAAGATGACTTCCAGTTAAGGgatttcaagaagttcttcttcaagttgaacaccttatatacttttctttcatGTCGCAAGCATGTCGTCCCATCATTTGAGACATTGAGTAAGCCATTGAATGCAAGTATGAAACGTGAGGTGAATGAAATGGACTTTGCTCGTGTAGTTGCGCTGATGCCACGAGGGACAGTGTTCAAATACATCGATGAGAACCAGATAGTAACGGAACGAAAGTTGTTTGATTTCAACAAAGGTGGATACCAACAAAGAGATAACGATATCTTTGAACTGGAAGAGATAGAAAAACAGTTTGAAGAGAGCAGATCGACTCAgatattaatatttgaatttgtgGATGGAACAATGAAGAGAACGTGGAACAGAAATGGGCAGGATAACCCAAATAAGCAAGTTTTCCTCCCAACATATACCCCAGaagaaatgaagaagatgattaAAAAGAGAGAAGCTTTTTTTAATGAGAGGTTAAGCTTATTTATCGAGGAAGCGTCAAATGAAGGGATACCTACAATGAAAAAGTTGGATGAGCTAGCTTTGAAGCATATGCCGAAACCTAAGGATTACGAAGACCCAATTACATCTATGTTGAAAGctaaagaagagaaagaaaaacaagTAGTAAACGAAGAAACTGGAGAAAGCCGACCTTTAATGACTGAAATGGTCAgtaaactaaaaaaaagtgaGCATTATAACGGCCAAATAAAAACCCACATGGAAATTCCACAAAGACATGCCGAGTACGGAGAATTAAACGTTGATATAGATTCCGAAATTCTGGATGCCATCGGCTACTCTCAATTTTATAGCCATCAAGCTGACGCAATTAACGCTGTTCATAATGGTGAAAATGTAATTATTACGACATCGACATCATCAGGTAAGTCATTGATTTATCAACTATCAGCCTTTGATCTGATGTTTCGCAACCCTGAATCGACATTCATGTATATCTTCCCTACTAAAGCGCTGGCGCAAGATCAGAAGAGGGCATTTCAAGTGATATTGTCAAAAATTCCATCGTTGAAAAATGTTGTTGTGGATACTTATGATGGTGATACCGATCCAGAAAAGAGATCATTTATTAGAAATAATGCAAGAGTTATTTTCACTAATCCAGATATGATACATGCCAGTATTTTACCGAATCATGTCAATTGGAGAAGATTTCTCTTTAACTTACATTTGGTTGTGATTGATGAACTTcacatatataaagggCTATTTGGTTCCCATGTAGCCTTAGTAATGAGGAGATTGTTGAGGTTGTGCAGGGAACATtatgataatttttttacaaGATTTATTTCATGTTCTGCTACACTGAAAAATCCAGTCAAACATATGATGGACAtttttggtattgataAGGTGAGGCTAATTAGTAATGATGGTTCCCCAAGAGGCACAAAGCATTTAGTCGTTTGGAATCCACCAGTTCTGAGTCAGCATGatagaaaaagagaaaacttCATTAGTGAATCTGCTAAAATATTGGTTGACCTAATTTTGGCCAATGTCAGAACTATTGCCTTCTGTTATGTCAGGAGAGTTTGTGAGCTGTTGATGAAAGAAGTTCGATCCATTTTTGAGGAGATGGGAAGACAGGATTTAATTACAGATGTCATGTCATATAGAGGTGGATATTCGGCAGCAGATCGTCgtaaaattgaaagagaaatGTTTCACGGTAATTTGAAGGCGGTCATTTCAACCAATGCTTTGGAATTAGGTATAGATATTGGTGGTTTGGATGCCGTGCTAATGTGTGGCTTTCCACTTTCATTAGCTAATTTCCACCAGCAAAGTGGTAGAGCAGgaagaagatcaaaagATTCTCTTACTGTTGTGGTTGCCAGTGATTCTCCCGTAGATCAGCATTATGTTGCCCATCCAGATCTATTGATGAATAGTGAAGATCCTGATTCCTTTCAAGACTTAGTATTGGATTTCACGAATATGCTAATTGTAGAAGGGCATGTTCAATGTGCTTCGTTTGAACTTCCAGTAAACATAGAAAGGGAtaagaaatattttaatgacAAGTTATTAAGAAATATATGCCATGAGAGATTacaaaaagatgaaaacgGTTATCATTGTAATATTCGTTTTTTGCCGTGGCCATCCAAACATGTAAATTTGCGAGGAGCCGAGGAAGATCAGTTTGCCGTTGTAGATATTACTAATGGGAGAAATAAAGTCATTGAAGAAGTCGAAGCATCGAGGACCAGTTTTACTTTATATGACGGTGGTATATTCATTCACCAAGGTTATCCATATCTAGTAAAAGAATTCAATCCAGAAGAGAAATATGCCACCGTTCAACGAGTTGACGTTGATTGGGTTACTAATCAGCGTGACTTTACAGATATAGATCCACAGGAAATTGAATATGTACGATCAATGGAAGGTACTGATGTTCCAGTGTACTTTGGTAAAATAAAAGTTACTATTATAGTGTTTGGGTTCTTTAAACTGGATAAATTTAAAAGAATTATTGACGCTGTAGAAGTTCATAATCCACCTGTGATAATAAATTCTAAAGGTCTATGGATTGACATCCCAAGCCGAGCTCTGGAAATATTGGAATCCAAACAGTTAAATGCTGCTGGCGCTATTCATGCTGCACAGCACGCGATAATGGGGTTACTACCAAAATTTATTGTCGCTGGTTCCAACGAAATACAAACAGAATGTAAAGCACCAGAGAAGGAGTTTGCAGAAAGGCAaactaaaagaaagagacCAGCTAGACtagttttttttgattctcATGGAGGCTCATATGGGTCTGGATTATCTAGCAAGGCTTTTGAACATATAcaagaaatattaaatgGAACACTACAAAGAATTACTGACTGTCCATGTGAAGATGGATGTCCGGAATGTGTAGCAGCATCTTATTGTAAAGAAAATAGTTTGGTTCTATCAAAGCCTGGTTCATTAGTCATCCTTCATTGCATTCTGGGCCACGAAGAAGATGATTATATTGATCTCATAAAGGATGGTCCTGAACCTAACATGCCTGAAATAAAAGTGGAAACAGTAATCCCTGTCAAAGAGCATGTGAATTTTGCACCGGATTTCGAGATCCTTGACattaaaaacataaaaaaggaagaaggatatattatcaatgaggatgaaaataacaaactgtatataaaaaaagaggaagaaacaATAAATCATTGATAAATATGTCACTGATAAACAATTAGGATAATTTCAACAGACACTCAAGAGGACTCACAGGCCATAGATTCAAAACTGTCAATAACAATTACAAGGAAATTCATTAGAATTCTATAAGATCTATAAATATGATATCATACGTATGTACTTAGGACATTAGAGTATTTACCGCCCAGTTTACACTCAGCGTTCTTAAATCGGTATATGTCTGGCCAACACCTACAAATAGAATCGGTATACCTGTAGCATATACCATATTCACCATAGTTCCAAGCATTTCACCGACTGTATCACATTTTgatatgataaaaaaatctaAGTTCCTATTTTTACCGAAGGCATTATTAAAGTTCCTGGCTTGCTGAACAGAATCAGTACCAACAAGAGCCTCACCAACCATAATAATTTTATCAGGGTTCGCTTGTTCAGCAAAATTCTTAAGTGGCGACATCAAAGTAGGGTCATTGTGTCTTCTACCTGCCGTATCCATAAGAACTATATCAAAATCTTGCTCCTTGGCATATTTTATAGCCTGTTTTGCAATCTTCGTGACCAAATCTGAGCCACCATAACCTGCTTCAAACAATTCAATATAGTCATTTCCACTCTTTCCCCTAGAATTTTTGGAACCTCTAATATGCTTCTCATCCATCAATTGTGCCAAGTTTTCTACATGAACTCTCAATTGTTCGACAGCACCAGATCTGAAAGTATCACATGCTACAATTAGTATTCTAAAATTGTTTTGTAGTAACCAAAAAGCCAGTTTTGAAAGATTGGTTGACTTACCTACACCATTTACACCAACAACTGAGAATACATATGGATTCTTTTTCCCGTCAGCACTTCTGTTTCCAGTTTTTTTCTGAATCTCATGTAATAAGTCAACAGAGACACCTGGTGTTAACACTTCAGTCAGAGATTTAGATACCGCTTGCTTCACTGTATTTTCAACACTTGTCCAATTATCTGTCCTTGAACCAACTAAGTCTCTTGAAACCTGCTTTAATAGATAGTCAGCAGCTTCAGGTGAAACATTCTTAGTAATCAGTTTCTGTTTAAATTTCTCCAAAACTTCATGTATGTCCTTTTCAGTAATGGTTTTATTACCAAGTAAATGCTTCTGCAAAAATCCAAATGCAGATTTTGTGTAACCGGTATTGTCGGATCCTGATGAAGActtttgttgttgctgctgaCTTAAAATATCgtcaatttctttgattaaGAAATCACCTGATTTACTCTTGCTACCAAAATCTGATGTATCAATATTGGTATCTACATTCTGTGACATTTCCCCAGTGGGCTTGGCGTTTGGATCAGAAAAATCAAGAGTTCCTGAATCATTACCAGTTTCCTCTAATGCACCGTCAATACCCCATTTACGGTTATTGCCACCTTTAATAGGCTTTTTAGCCTTcgatttcttcttggcaCCAGGACTTTCAGCTCTGATTTCATCTGAGTTAATATTAGTATTAGCCTGGTCTACCTTAATGGATTCATTGTATTTTGTCCTCAGGTAATTATCAAACTTCTCAATATCCTCACTTATTTCCCCAGAGATGTCTATACAGTTGAATGCATTCTTTTTGCCAGTGCCTTTAGCAGCTTTTATTATGATATCATTAATCGGTAGAGAATCCCATAAGGCAATGGCTACATCAAGCACTTCTTGAGCTTCGTTGTTTAATTCCATAGATGGTTCAGGATAagttataataaaatacagTTCAGGTTGTTTCGACACATGACTTAAAACTGTAAAAGGTTTTGCGTTCTTTGAAACACTAGGAATGGACAACAGTTTGTATTTTGAGCTGCCATGATCTCTCGAGATTGGCGAAGTCAGCAAATGGGAAATAACTGCATTGACCTGGGCTTCAGCAAACTTTCTATCATAACAATTGTAATAGTAAAGCACTTCACCTTGAGGAGTGAAAATGGTCAACTGCTCAAACATGATATGGATTTATAGTCTATTCAATTTGAAATAGTTGCAAATAGTTGTATATTTCAGTTGTGTTAGGTAGTAATCGAAgcacaaaaaaataacctATGAAGTTCAATACCAGTTGTAAAAGGAAATTAAGCTCTTATTGATATCAATCCGGTGTAGAATAGTTAAAATtatatgataatattaGATGCTTGAAGGAGTTTAATTCAGCCTTTCGATGTTACCAGGAAACTCAGCAATTTTTAGAACTTCCAGCAGTTCTTTGTATCGGAGGAACGTGATATATGATGCTACTATATGTTGATGAATATAAAGGATAACAAGCAGTGAAATGAatgtctttatttttatttgaataaaTGTTCTTATACATCAATTAATTATTGTGGTTATGGCCGAGTTTTTATTAGTGTAATCTTGCACAAAAAAGTTTTGTCTTATTCTCTATAACACCTGTTGGGGCAATATGCAAATTACAAAATGAGTGAGCTATCGAACTCATTATTgacaacaaaaaaatataacaaataGTGAGGTAACTAGCACCCGAGATATTATAATTACTCAAAAAAGCAACAACGTAAAACTTACAAGGTTCATAGTAATTTAAGGAATGAGCTTAGTGTTTTGGTTCCACTTTCATGAAGGGGTTTAAAGCACGCACTGACAAACAAGGTAATGCCATACCGATTTCTGCCCTTAAGAGAATAGgtattttttgtagttCGTAAATCTCTTGAATGTAATTATCATTCTCAGTTCTGGTATTTACAGTTGCTAGGAAATTATTCAAAGCGTTCTTACCATCTTTTCTCTCCGGTAGTCTTAACTGAGGAACAGACAAACTCAACTTAGAGAGCTCCTTACTTAATGAGTCACTAACCAACGAATCATTGTTTGACATTCTATCAAATTCAGTGTCGGCGATCTCAGCTGTTGTTGATCTGAACTTGTTTTTAATCGAATTTCTGTATGACTTTGGATTCTTCTCATCTGGTGGAACAAATGTAGCACTGTCGATGCCTGGTTGCCAATGCAACTCTAAAACTCTACTAACTACATCAAATTCTGCTTTTAACAAAGGTAGCTGGTCACCATGAACTCTCTTTTCGATACCGAATTCTGGGATGAAAACATCGAATGATGATTCATAAACTTGAAGGACAGTAGCCATGGTCAACAATTGTCCTGTAGTATTGCCCATGTCGTTAATTGTTTTGCAGAGTAGTAAATGGATAGCCTGTTCTTGAGCTTGCATTGCACAATCCTTCTTGAAATTGCAATATTCGGACGTAATTTTCAAGGAGTCCATATCATCTGAATAAGGAACATCGTAAATTGCTGCCTTTAATTGTCTATGAACAACGTGGTCAGCATATCTTCTCATTGGAGCAGTGAAGTGTGTGTACAGTGGTAAATTCAAGATATAGTGGCCGTATTGGTCAGGATCAAGCTTGCCTGCAACAAAATATCTTGCTCTAGACATGGTCTTGAACAATAATATCTCGACACCAGTTCTGACATCAGGATCATCaatcttcaaaattgattttaGAATAGTGTCTGCAGAGAAAGTATCGATTTCATACCCAAAATGTTCCACCTTTTTGATAAAAGATGCGATCTTTGTTGCTACAGGGGCAGTTTGTCTTCTCAAGAATGCCAAATCACCTAGCTTAGTATACAGTTTTTCAGCTACGGTTGCGTTAACTTTTCTCTGTAGTTCACTAATTACAGAGCCACCAATACTGGAAGAGAAGAGGTTCAAGTCAGCCTTAACCTTTTCATCGTCAAGACTATCAAGTAAAGATAGGGCAGGTGATAACTGTGCTTCTGGCCAGTTGATTCTATCAGCGTAAAATTTGGTAGCAATGTCTTTTAGGGCAGAACTTACTGGATCAGCACTTCCAGTATTGTAGCGCTTGTCTAGTTCGCTAACTGACATTTTTCCCGTTGGGGTCACGTTACTAGTACCAATCCATGTCTCTTTGATCTTCAATGTAGATGGGTCTAATGTATATACGACAGATATAGCCAATGTACTCTTGTTTGGCTTCAAGCTAATGGCATCGTTCAATGTCTCCGGCAAAAGATCGACTACTTTTTGAGGCATGTAAACACCTGACGATCTCTTTCTGGCTCTTCTATCTAGAGAGGAGCCCTCTTCAATATAGGAAGTTACATCAACAACATGACAACCGAGTTCAAGATTTCCTTCGTTATCCCTTCTTAAGTGTGTTGCAAACTCAGAAATGCTTCCGTTTTCTTCAATACATAATACGGAATAACCATGCGCATTATCAAATTGTTTTCTAGCTGCTACAGCACTGTCAGAAACTTCCAGTGGATGGAAAGTGGTCTTCTCCTTGGAAGGATCCTTAGGGTCAGAATATTCATTGGATAAGAAGTTGTTATCCCTCAAAATAGAATCGATCTCCGTATTTGGATCATTGATCTCACCCAGTTCTGAAACTAAGATACCAAATGGATGTAACGAAGTGATTGGCCAACGTTTGATTGATGCAACAAATAGTCTATCTGTGTATTTATCAGCGTTTTCAACAAAGTCCTTTGGTGCTAATTCAGTTGGAATAGCAATTAAAGGTACTTTCTTATCAGTTGGTTTGAACCAGGCAATCTTTGGGCTTTGAGGAGCTTTAGCGTTTTCGTTGTTAGCTTGTTGAGATGGTCTTAACAAGCCCAGAGTACCACTGAACAATTGACCTGGGATACGGTCCAGGACTGCTACCACATGACCAGCATATAAAGGCTTAAACTTATCAttgatctcttcttcttccacCAAAAGCAAAGATTGACCTTCGACCTCGACGTCAtcgtttttcttttgagtTGGACGTTGTTTCAATGAGCCCTTTCTCTTGATACTAGATTTCGTTGGAGAACCTAAATCGCCATCAGATCTCATAGATAATACTACATCGTCTGAATTGTAAGATGGTGCACCTGTATTTGGAGTGGCAGAGGCGTCATTGTGATAGTCATCGTTGCTGTTCAATGGTATGATATCTTGTTGTAATGCGtcctttcttctctttttttcttctttctcctTTTTGGATCCCCACACGTCATCCACTACCAATAATTCCACTGCCACTAAGTCACCTTCCAAAGCTCTATTTCTGTCCTTTGAACCGCAAATGTAGATATCAGCGTCTA includes the following:
- the SSD1 gene encoding mRNA-binding translational repressor SSD1 (CAGL0H01287g~Ortholog(s) have mRNA 3'-UTR binding, mRNA 5'-UTR binding, translation repressor activity, nucleic acid binding activity), with protein sequence MSKFHRQDGASGTTNNNMYVTTTGGGKNAPKQIFVAHRRSQSELTSLMIEQFTLQKQLEAVQAQQQQLLAQQQQLAQQTQMYASQAQAQPQPGTGQGQGQGTGQGVDAMLGANTTAAAVAAAGMANQSGQNQAHHAMGGGFLPQPPNPHYSTGNSGNSGNGGNGGNSASGGLGSNQSLASPNNLMAGGNRSRTHSRNNSGYYYSNTYDGASVTTPSGPNAHRRTGSQSSVYGHSRRHSLGLNEAKKAAAEEQAKRVAGINDSLSGVNVKIEPVSPDLGSQEQSSFEFPQKTHRRSNSNLSPASYKFPASTPTSSANTGNDDDFTPTSSMNRRSRNRNSEYNIGINSNWRVQAQQQQQQQQQQGQQQYQNTQRSPFRHRASNSRDFNSFSTLEPPAMFQQGHKPRNSNSSIHSFSSNSGGGNNQNSRKSLFAPYLPQANIPQLIQEGRLVAGILRVNKKNRSDAWVSTDGALDADIYICGSKDRNRALEGDLVAVELLVVDDVWGSKKEKEEKKRRKDALQQDIIPLNSNDDYHNDASATPNTGAPSYNSDDVVLSMRSDGDLGSPTKSSIKRKGSLKQRPTQKKNDDVEVEGQSLLLVEEEEINDKFKPLYAGHVVAVLDRIPGQLFSGTLGLLRPSQQANNENAKAPQSPKIAWFKPTDKKVPLIAIPTELAPKDFVENADKYTDRLFVASIKRWPITSLHPFGILVSELGEINDPNTEIDSILRDNNFLSNEYSDPKDPSKEKTTFHPLEVSDSAVAARKQFDNAHGYSVLCIEENGSISEFATHLRRDNEGNLELGCHVVDVTSYIEEGSSLDRRARKRSSGVYMPQKVVDLLPETLNDAISLKPNKSTLAISVVYTLDPSTLKIKETWIGTSNVTPTGKMSVSELDKRYNTGSADPVSSALKDIATKFYADRINWPEAQLSPALSLLDSLDDEKVKADLNLFSSSIGGSVISELQRKVNATVAEKLYTKLGDLAFLRRQTAPVATKIASFIKKVEHFGYEIDTFSADTILKSILKIDDPDVRTGVEILLFKTMSRARYFVAGKLDPDQYGHYILNLPLYTHFTAPMRRYADHVVHRQLKAAIYDVPYSDDMDSLKITSEYCNFKKDCAMQAQEQAIHLLLCKTINDMGNTTGQLLTMATVLQVYESSFDVFIPEFGIEKRVHGDQLPLLKAEFDVVSRVLELHWQPGIDSATFVPPDEKNPKSYRNSIKNKFRSTTAEIADTEFDRMSNNDSLVSDSLSKELSKLSLSVPQLRLPERKDGKNALNNFLATVNTRTENDNYIQEIYELQKIPILLRAEIGMALPCLSVRALNPFMKVEPKH
- the SRP101 gene encoding Signal recognition particle receptor subunit alpha (CAGL0H01265g~Ortholog(s) have GTP binding, signal recognition particle binding activity, role in protein targeting to ER and cytosol, nucleus, signal recognition particle receptor complex localization): MFEQLTIFTPQGEVLYYYNCYDRKFAEAQVNAVISHLLTSPISRDHGSSKYKLLSIPSVSKNAKPFTVLSHVSKQPELYFIITYPEPSMELNNEAQEVLDVAIALWDSLPINDIIIKAAKGTGKKNAFNCIDISGEISEDIEKFDNYLRTKYNESIKVDQANTNINSDEIRAESPGAKKKSKAKKPIKGGNNRKWGIDGALEETGNDSGTLDFSDPNAKPTGEMSQNVDTNIDTSDFGSKSKSGDFLIKEIDDILSQQQQQKSSSGSDNTGYTKSAFGFLQKHLLGNKTITEKDIHEVLEKFKQKLITKNVSPEAADYLLKQVSRDLVGSRTDNWTSVENTVKQAVSKSLTEVLTPGVSVDLLHEIQKKTGNRSADGKKNPYVFSVVGVNGVGKSTNLSKLAFWLLQNNFRILIVACDTFRSGAVEQLRVHVENLAQLMDEKHIRGSKNSRGKSGNDYIELFEAGYGGSDLVTKIAKQAIKYAKEQDFDIVLMDTAGRRHNDPTLMSPLKNFAEQANPDKIIMVGEALVGTDSVQQARNFNNAFGKNRNLDFFIISKCDTVGEMLGTMVNMVYATGIPILFVGVGQTYTDLRTLSVNWAVNTLMS
- the HRQ1 gene encoding ATP-dependent 3'-5' DNA helicase (CAGL0H01243g~Ortholog(s) have ATP-dependent 3'-5' DNA helicase activity, bubble DNA binding activity) encodes the protein MDEPVLKRPKVEEQREESAGQDDFQLRDFKKFFFKLNTLYTFLSCRKHVVPSFETLSKPLNASMKREVNEMDFARVVALMPRGTVFKYIDENQIVTERKLFDFNKGGYQQRDNDIFELEEIEKQFEESRSTQILIFEFVDGTMKRTWNRNGQDNPNKQVFLPTYTPEEMKKMIKKREAFFNERLSLFIEEASNEGIPTMKKLDELALKHMPKPKDYEDPITSMLKAKEEKEKQVVNEETGESRPLMTEMVSKLKKSEHYNGQIKTHMEIPQRHAEYGELNVDIDSEILDAIGYSQFYSHQADAINAVHNGENVIITTSTSSGKSLIYQLSAFDLMFRNPESTFMYIFPTKALAQDQKRAFQVILSKIPSLKNVVVDTYDGDTDPEKRSFIRNNARVIFTNPDMIHASILPNHVNWRRFLFNLHLVVIDELHIYKGLFGSHVALVMRRLLRLCREHYDNFFTRFISCSATLKNPVKHMMDIFGIDKVRLISNDGSPRGTKHLVVWNPPVLSQHDRKRENFISESAKILVDLILANVRTIAFCYVRRVCELLMKEVRSIFEEMGRQDLITDVMSYRGGYSAADRRKIEREMFHGNLKAVISTNALELGIDIGGLDAVLMCGFPLSLANFHQQSGRAGRRSKDSLTVVVASDSPVDQHYVAHPDLLMNSEDPDSFQDLVLDFTNMLIVEGHVQCASFELPVNIERDKKYFNDKLLRNICHERLQKDENGYHCNIRFLPWPSKHVNLRGAEEDQFAVVDITNGRNKVIEEVEASRTSFTLYDGGIFIHQGYPYLVKEFNPEEKYATVQRVDVDWVTNQRDFTDIDPQEIEYVRSMEGTDVPVYFGKIKVTIIVFGFFKLDKFKRIIDAVEVHNPPVIINSKGLWIDIPSRALEILESKQLNAAGAIHAAQHAIMGLLPKFIVAGSNEIQTECKAPEKEFAERQTKRKRPARLVFFDSHGGSYGSGLSSKAFEHIQEILNGTLQRITDCPCEDGCPECVAASYCKENSLVLSKPGSLVILHCILGHEEDDYIDLIKDGPEPNMPEIKVETVIPVKEHVNFAPDFEILDIKNIKKEEGYIINEDENNKLYIKKEEETINH